A window of Conger conger chromosome 13, fConCon1.1, whole genome shotgun sequence contains these coding sequences:
- the LOC133107941 gene encoding kinase suppressor of Ras 1-like isoform X1: MDSVFGKGGKMVESDELSDPASGRDCAAMAALHQCELIQNLIEISIASLQGLRTKCAATNDLTQQEIRTLEEKLVKYICKQLQCKWKVPERERPLALDTYPRLCDWLHTVNLRSELIQAVPVKLSLDVLLQMSGCQVREALRKLGSSSEESSRLSAALSCLRGATESGGEVREDGVPWICEPPCRDSAPQDQLTSASRPPCAHSPSPPCPTPATPPAPLEPLPWNAFTPPVTPPLRRHALWKRPQTPPPPPRTLLQFLPNISLPRSRSQEAQLAHRIHNPAGNKCAQKNALLLNVQVNGGGYAVEDPASRSPLPSYRSPTPGSTPSTVPATPTLPEEHVILKNNLALHRKSPQTPRRDIGLAVTHRFSTKSWLSQTCQVCQKNMMFGVKCKHCRLKCHNKCTKEAPSCRISFLPITKMRRAESVPSDINNQVDRLEEAPQFDTLPKALTKKDLPPTLMQLDSSSNPSSTTSSTPSSPAPFQQCHAPSATPPPNPSPKGPRDNRFHFPATCYFQHRQQFIFPDVSSSTQSTALKSDGLHDVSETDSTLQLAAAQQEAVEEVEEDEEVHAEEEEPEEGGGGEREGRGAGGSDAELDGDELEELLCWRGGVWRGPIARKASQTSVYLQEWDVPFEQLALGELIGRGRWGKVHKGRWHGEVAVRLLEIDGNNQDHLRLFKKEVMNYRQTRHENVVLFMGACMDPPHLAIITSFCKGRTLYSVVRDAKNALDINKTRQIAQEIVKGMGYLHAKGIVHKDLKSKNVFHDMGKVVITDFGLFGMSGVVQEGRRENELRLPQGWVCYLAPEIVQRLAPGSEDRLPFSNAADVYAFGTIWYELQARDWPFTNQPVEATIWQVGSGQGIRNVLAQSSLGKEVTEILSACWSYNLQDRPSFTQLADMLERLPKLNRRLSHPGHFWKSAERLHHHCLREHCSQGKRLCPFSYKEPGLL; this comes from the exons GAGAAGCTGGTGAAGTACATCTGTAAGCAGCTGCAGTGCAAATGGAAGGttccggagagagagagaccgctgGCCCTGGACACATACCCGCGACTCTGCGACTGGCTCCACACAGTCAACCTGCGCTCTGAGCTCATACAg GCGGTGCCAGTGAAGCTCTCTCTGGACGTGCTGCTGCAGATGTCAGGCTGTCAGGTGCGGGAGGCCCTGAGGAAGCTGGGATCCAGCTCAGAGGAGAGCTCCCGGCTCAGTGCTGCCCTCTCCTGTCTGAGAGGAGCTACTGAATCAG GAGGGGAGGTGAGGGAGGATGGAGTTCCCTGGATCTGTGAGCCCCCTTGCCGGGACTCCGCCCCTCAGGATCAGCTGACCTCTGCCTCCAGGCCCCCCTGCGCacacagcccctcccctccgtGCCCGACCCCAGCCACACCCCCTGCACCGCTCGAGCCCCTCCCCTGGAACGCATTCACGCCCCCAGTGACCCCGCCCCTCCGGAGACACGCCCTGTGGAAGCGCCCCCAAacgccccctccgcccccccggACTCTGCTCCAGTTCCTGCCCAACATCTCCCTGCCACGCAGCAGGAGCCAGGAGGCCCAGCTCGCCCACCGCATCCACAACCCGGCAGGCAACAA GTGTGCTCAGAAGAATGCGCTGCTCCTGAACGTACAGGTAAACGGCGGTGGCTACGCGGTTGAAGACCCCGCCTCCCGGTCGCCGCTGCCCTCCTACCGGAGCCCCACTCCTGGCTCCACCCCCTCCACTGTGCCGGCCACGCCCACTCTCCCGGAGGAGCACGTGATTCTCAAAA ATAACCTGGCCCTGCACAGGAAGTCCCCACAGACCCCGAGACGGGACATTGGTCTGGCTGTCACTCACAG GTTTTCGACCAAATCCTGGCTCTCTCAGACGTGTCAGGTGTGCCAGAAGAACATGATGTTTGGAGTAAAGTGTAAACactgcag GCTAAAGTGCCACAACAAGTGCACGAAAGAGGCTCCTTCCTGCCGGATATCTTTCCTCCCGA TCACAAAAATGCGAAGGGCGGAGTCTGTGCCCTCTGACATCAACAACCAGGTGGACCGGCTGGAGGAAGCGCCGCAGTTCGACACATTACCGAAGGCGCTGACCAAAAAG gacctcccccccacactgaTGCAGCTGGACTCCAGTAGTAACCCCTCCTCCACCACGtcctctaccccctcctcccccgcccccttccaGCAGTGCCACGCCCCCAGCGCCACCCCGcccccaaacccctcccccAAGGGCCCCCGAGACAACAGGTTCCACTTTCCAG CCACTTGCTACtttcagcacagacagcagttTATCTTCCCTG ACGTGTCCAGCTCTACCCAGTCGACAGCCTTAAAGTCCGATGGCCTCCATGATGTCAG TGAGACGGACTCCACGCTGCAGCTGGCAGCAGCACAACAGGAAGCTGTG gaggaggtggaggaagatgaggaggtgcatgcagaggaagaagagcctgaggagggcgggggaggggagcgggaggggcggggggcgggcgggTCGGACGCTGAATTGGACGGAGACGAGCTGGAGGAACTCCTGTGCTggcgggggggtgtgtggagggggcCCATCGCCCGCAAGGCCAGCCAGACCAGCGTGTACCTGCAGGAGTGGGACGTCCCGTTCGAGCAGCTGGCCCTGGGGGAGCTGATCGGGCGGGGCCGCTGGGGGAAGGTGCACAAGGGCCGCTGGCACGGCGAGGTGGCCGTCCGCCTGCTGGAGATCGACGGCAACAACCAGGACCACCTCCGGCTCTTCAAGAAGGAGGTGATGAACTACCGCCAGACCCGTCACGAGAACGTGGTGCTGTTCATGGGAGCCTGCATGGACCCGCCCCACCTCGCCATCatcaccag CTTCTGTAAAGGGCGGACACTGTACTCTGTTGTAAGAGATGCTAAAAACGCACTGGACATCAACAAGACCAGACAAATCGCACAGGAGATTGTGAAG GGAATGGGATATCTTCATGCTAAAGGCATTGTGCACAAGGACCTGAAGTCGAAGAATGTGTTTCATGACATGGGGAAGGTGGTGATCACGGACTTTGGGCTTTTTGGGATGTCAGGTGTGGTCCAGGAAGGCAG GCGGGAGAATGAGCTCAGGCTGccacagggctgggtgtgttaTTTGGCCCCTGAGATCGTGCAGCGTTTGGCCCCGGGCAGCGAGGACCGCCTCCCCTTCTCCAACGCCGCCGACGTGTACGCCTTTGG CACCATCTGGTACGAGCTGCAGGCCCGTGATTGGCCGTTCACCAACCAACCAGTCGAGGCCACCATTTGGCAGGTGGGGAGTGGGCAGGGCATCAGGAACGTGCTGGCCCAGAGCAGCCTGGGCAAGGAAGTGACG GAGATCCTGTCCGCCTGCTGGTCCTATAACCTGCAGGACAGACCCAGCTTCACCCAGCTGGCCGACATGCTGGAGAGGCTCCCCAAACTCAACCGCAGGCTGTCCCATCCGGGACACTTTTGGAAGTCTGCTGA ACGCTTGCATCACCACTGCCTGCGAGAGCACTGTTCTCAGGGGAAGCGCCTCTGTCCCTTCAGCTACAAGGAGCCGGGTCTTCTCTGA
- the LOC133107941 gene encoding kinase suppressor of Ras 1-like isoform X2 — protein MAVPVKLSLDVLLQMSGCQVREALRKLGSSSEESSRLSAALSCLRGATESGGEVREDGVPWICEPPCRDSAPQDQLTSASRPPCAHSPSPPCPTPATPPAPLEPLPWNAFTPPVTPPLRRHALWKRPQTPPPPPRTLLQFLPNISLPRSRSQEAQLAHRIHNPAGNKCAQKNALLLNVQVNGGGYAVEDPASRSPLPSYRSPTPGSTPSTVPATPTLPEEHVILKNNLALHRKSPQTPRRDIGLAVTHRFSTKSWLSQTCQVCQKNMMFGVKCKHCRLKCHNKCTKEAPSCRISFLPITKMRRAESVPSDINNQVDRLEEAPQFDTLPKALTKKDLPPTLMQLDSSSNPSSTTSSTPSSPAPFQQCHAPSATPPPNPSPKGPRDNRFHFPATCYFQHRQQFIFPDVSSSTQSTALKSDGLHDVSETDSTLQLAAAQQEAVEEVEEDEEVHAEEEEPEEGGGGEREGRGAGGSDAELDGDELEELLCWRGGVWRGPIARKASQTSVYLQEWDVPFEQLALGELIGRGRWGKVHKGRWHGEVAVRLLEIDGNNQDHLRLFKKEVMNYRQTRHENVVLFMGACMDPPHLAIITSFCKGRTLYSVVRDAKNALDINKTRQIAQEIVKGMGYLHAKGIVHKDLKSKNVFHDMGKVVITDFGLFGMSGVVQEGRRENELRLPQGWVCYLAPEIVQRLAPGSEDRLPFSNAADVYAFGTIWYELQARDWPFTNQPVEATIWQVGSGQGIRNVLAQSSLGKEVTEILSACWSYNLQDRPSFTQLADMLERLPKLNRRLSHPGHFWKSAERLHHHCLREHCSQGKRLCPFSYKEPGLL, from the exons ATG GCGGTGCCAGTGAAGCTCTCTCTGGACGTGCTGCTGCAGATGTCAGGCTGTCAGGTGCGGGAGGCCCTGAGGAAGCTGGGATCCAGCTCAGAGGAGAGCTCCCGGCTCAGTGCTGCCCTCTCCTGTCTGAGAGGAGCTACTGAATCAG GAGGGGAGGTGAGGGAGGATGGAGTTCCCTGGATCTGTGAGCCCCCTTGCCGGGACTCCGCCCCTCAGGATCAGCTGACCTCTGCCTCCAGGCCCCCCTGCGCacacagcccctcccctccgtGCCCGACCCCAGCCACACCCCCTGCACCGCTCGAGCCCCTCCCCTGGAACGCATTCACGCCCCCAGTGACCCCGCCCCTCCGGAGACACGCCCTGTGGAAGCGCCCCCAAacgccccctccgcccccccggACTCTGCTCCAGTTCCTGCCCAACATCTCCCTGCCACGCAGCAGGAGCCAGGAGGCCCAGCTCGCCCACCGCATCCACAACCCGGCAGGCAACAA GTGTGCTCAGAAGAATGCGCTGCTCCTGAACGTACAGGTAAACGGCGGTGGCTACGCGGTTGAAGACCCCGCCTCCCGGTCGCCGCTGCCCTCCTACCGGAGCCCCACTCCTGGCTCCACCCCCTCCACTGTGCCGGCCACGCCCACTCTCCCGGAGGAGCACGTGATTCTCAAAA ATAACCTGGCCCTGCACAGGAAGTCCCCACAGACCCCGAGACGGGACATTGGTCTGGCTGTCACTCACAG GTTTTCGACCAAATCCTGGCTCTCTCAGACGTGTCAGGTGTGCCAGAAGAACATGATGTTTGGAGTAAAGTGTAAACactgcag GCTAAAGTGCCACAACAAGTGCACGAAAGAGGCTCCTTCCTGCCGGATATCTTTCCTCCCGA TCACAAAAATGCGAAGGGCGGAGTCTGTGCCCTCTGACATCAACAACCAGGTGGACCGGCTGGAGGAAGCGCCGCAGTTCGACACATTACCGAAGGCGCTGACCAAAAAG gacctcccccccacactgaTGCAGCTGGACTCCAGTAGTAACCCCTCCTCCACCACGtcctctaccccctcctcccccgcccccttccaGCAGTGCCACGCCCCCAGCGCCACCCCGcccccaaacccctcccccAAGGGCCCCCGAGACAACAGGTTCCACTTTCCAG CCACTTGCTACtttcagcacagacagcagttTATCTTCCCTG ACGTGTCCAGCTCTACCCAGTCGACAGCCTTAAAGTCCGATGGCCTCCATGATGTCAG TGAGACGGACTCCACGCTGCAGCTGGCAGCAGCACAACAGGAAGCTGTG gaggaggtggaggaagatgaggaggtgcatgcagaggaagaagagcctgaggagggcgggggaggggagcgggaggggcggggggcgggcgggTCGGACGCTGAATTGGACGGAGACGAGCTGGAGGAACTCCTGTGCTggcgggggggtgtgtggagggggcCCATCGCCCGCAAGGCCAGCCAGACCAGCGTGTACCTGCAGGAGTGGGACGTCCCGTTCGAGCAGCTGGCCCTGGGGGAGCTGATCGGGCGGGGCCGCTGGGGGAAGGTGCACAAGGGCCGCTGGCACGGCGAGGTGGCCGTCCGCCTGCTGGAGATCGACGGCAACAACCAGGACCACCTCCGGCTCTTCAAGAAGGAGGTGATGAACTACCGCCAGACCCGTCACGAGAACGTGGTGCTGTTCATGGGAGCCTGCATGGACCCGCCCCACCTCGCCATCatcaccag CTTCTGTAAAGGGCGGACACTGTACTCTGTTGTAAGAGATGCTAAAAACGCACTGGACATCAACAAGACCAGACAAATCGCACAGGAGATTGTGAAG GGAATGGGATATCTTCATGCTAAAGGCATTGTGCACAAGGACCTGAAGTCGAAGAATGTGTTTCATGACATGGGGAAGGTGGTGATCACGGACTTTGGGCTTTTTGGGATGTCAGGTGTGGTCCAGGAAGGCAG GCGGGAGAATGAGCTCAGGCTGccacagggctgggtgtgttaTTTGGCCCCTGAGATCGTGCAGCGTTTGGCCCCGGGCAGCGAGGACCGCCTCCCCTTCTCCAACGCCGCCGACGTGTACGCCTTTGG CACCATCTGGTACGAGCTGCAGGCCCGTGATTGGCCGTTCACCAACCAACCAGTCGAGGCCACCATTTGGCAGGTGGGGAGTGGGCAGGGCATCAGGAACGTGCTGGCCCAGAGCAGCCTGGGCAAGGAAGTGACG GAGATCCTGTCCGCCTGCTGGTCCTATAACCTGCAGGACAGACCCAGCTTCACCCAGCTGGCCGACATGCTGGAGAGGCTCCCCAAACTCAACCGCAGGCTGTCCCATCCGGGACACTTTTGGAAGTCTGCTGA ACGCTTGCATCACCACTGCCTGCGAGAGCACTGTTCTCAGGGGAAGCGCCTCTGTCCCTTCAGCTACAAGGAGCCGGGTCTTCTCTGA
- the LOC133107941 gene encoding kinase suppressor of Ras 1-like isoform X3, with amino-acid sequence MSGCQVREALRKLGSSSEESSRLSAALSCLRGATESGGEVREDGVPWICEPPCRDSAPQDQLTSASRPPCAHSPSPPCPTPATPPAPLEPLPWNAFTPPVTPPLRRHALWKRPQTPPPPPRTLLQFLPNISLPRSRSQEAQLAHRIHNPAGNKCAQKNALLLNVQVNGGGYAVEDPASRSPLPSYRSPTPGSTPSTVPATPTLPEEHVILKNNLALHRKSPQTPRRDIGLAVTHRFSTKSWLSQTCQVCQKNMMFGVKCKHCRLKCHNKCTKEAPSCRISFLPITKMRRAESVPSDINNQVDRLEEAPQFDTLPKALTKKDLPPTLMQLDSSSNPSSTTSSTPSSPAPFQQCHAPSATPPPNPSPKGPRDNRFHFPATCYFQHRQQFIFPDVSSSTQSTALKSDGLHDVSETDSTLQLAAAQQEAVEEVEEDEEVHAEEEEPEEGGGGEREGRGAGGSDAELDGDELEELLCWRGGVWRGPIARKASQTSVYLQEWDVPFEQLALGELIGRGRWGKVHKGRWHGEVAVRLLEIDGNNQDHLRLFKKEVMNYRQTRHENVVLFMGACMDPPHLAIITSFCKGRTLYSVVRDAKNALDINKTRQIAQEIVKGMGYLHAKGIVHKDLKSKNVFHDMGKVVITDFGLFGMSGVVQEGRRENELRLPQGWVCYLAPEIVQRLAPGSEDRLPFSNAADVYAFGTIWYELQARDWPFTNQPVEATIWQVGSGQGIRNVLAQSSLGKEVTEILSACWSYNLQDRPSFTQLADMLERLPKLNRRLSHPGHFWKSAERLHHHCLREHCSQGKRLCPFSYKEPGLL; translated from the exons ATGTCAGGCTGTCAGGTGCGGGAGGCCCTGAGGAAGCTGGGATCCAGCTCAGAGGAGAGCTCCCGGCTCAGTGCTGCCCTCTCCTGTCTGAGAGGAGCTACTGAATCAG GAGGGGAGGTGAGGGAGGATGGAGTTCCCTGGATCTGTGAGCCCCCTTGCCGGGACTCCGCCCCTCAGGATCAGCTGACCTCTGCCTCCAGGCCCCCCTGCGCacacagcccctcccctccgtGCCCGACCCCAGCCACACCCCCTGCACCGCTCGAGCCCCTCCCCTGGAACGCATTCACGCCCCCAGTGACCCCGCCCCTCCGGAGACACGCCCTGTGGAAGCGCCCCCAAacgccccctccgcccccccggACTCTGCTCCAGTTCCTGCCCAACATCTCCCTGCCACGCAGCAGGAGCCAGGAGGCCCAGCTCGCCCACCGCATCCACAACCCGGCAGGCAACAA GTGTGCTCAGAAGAATGCGCTGCTCCTGAACGTACAGGTAAACGGCGGTGGCTACGCGGTTGAAGACCCCGCCTCCCGGTCGCCGCTGCCCTCCTACCGGAGCCCCACTCCTGGCTCCACCCCCTCCACTGTGCCGGCCACGCCCACTCTCCCGGAGGAGCACGTGATTCTCAAAA ATAACCTGGCCCTGCACAGGAAGTCCCCACAGACCCCGAGACGGGACATTGGTCTGGCTGTCACTCACAG GTTTTCGACCAAATCCTGGCTCTCTCAGACGTGTCAGGTGTGCCAGAAGAACATGATGTTTGGAGTAAAGTGTAAACactgcag GCTAAAGTGCCACAACAAGTGCACGAAAGAGGCTCCTTCCTGCCGGATATCTTTCCTCCCGA TCACAAAAATGCGAAGGGCGGAGTCTGTGCCCTCTGACATCAACAACCAGGTGGACCGGCTGGAGGAAGCGCCGCAGTTCGACACATTACCGAAGGCGCTGACCAAAAAG gacctcccccccacactgaTGCAGCTGGACTCCAGTAGTAACCCCTCCTCCACCACGtcctctaccccctcctcccccgcccccttccaGCAGTGCCACGCCCCCAGCGCCACCCCGcccccaaacccctcccccAAGGGCCCCCGAGACAACAGGTTCCACTTTCCAG CCACTTGCTACtttcagcacagacagcagttTATCTTCCCTG ACGTGTCCAGCTCTACCCAGTCGACAGCCTTAAAGTCCGATGGCCTCCATGATGTCAG TGAGACGGACTCCACGCTGCAGCTGGCAGCAGCACAACAGGAAGCTGTG gaggaggtggaggaagatgaggaggtgcatgcagaggaagaagagcctgaggagggcgggggaggggagcgggaggggcggggggcgggcgggTCGGACGCTGAATTGGACGGAGACGAGCTGGAGGAACTCCTGTGCTggcgggggggtgtgtggagggggcCCATCGCCCGCAAGGCCAGCCAGACCAGCGTGTACCTGCAGGAGTGGGACGTCCCGTTCGAGCAGCTGGCCCTGGGGGAGCTGATCGGGCGGGGCCGCTGGGGGAAGGTGCACAAGGGCCGCTGGCACGGCGAGGTGGCCGTCCGCCTGCTGGAGATCGACGGCAACAACCAGGACCACCTCCGGCTCTTCAAGAAGGAGGTGATGAACTACCGCCAGACCCGTCACGAGAACGTGGTGCTGTTCATGGGAGCCTGCATGGACCCGCCCCACCTCGCCATCatcaccag CTTCTGTAAAGGGCGGACACTGTACTCTGTTGTAAGAGATGCTAAAAACGCACTGGACATCAACAAGACCAGACAAATCGCACAGGAGATTGTGAAG GGAATGGGATATCTTCATGCTAAAGGCATTGTGCACAAGGACCTGAAGTCGAAGAATGTGTTTCATGACATGGGGAAGGTGGTGATCACGGACTTTGGGCTTTTTGGGATGTCAGGTGTGGTCCAGGAAGGCAG GCGGGAGAATGAGCTCAGGCTGccacagggctgggtgtgttaTTTGGCCCCTGAGATCGTGCAGCGTTTGGCCCCGGGCAGCGAGGACCGCCTCCCCTTCTCCAACGCCGCCGACGTGTACGCCTTTGG CACCATCTGGTACGAGCTGCAGGCCCGTGATTGGCCGTTCACCAACCAACCAGTCGAGGCCACCATTTGGCAGGTGGGGAGTGGGCAGGGCATCAGGAACGTGCTGGCCCAGAGCAGCCTGGGCAAGGAAGTGACG GAGATCCTGTCCGCCTGCTGGTCCTATAACCTGCAGGACAGACCCAGCTTCACCCAGCTGGCCGACATGCTGGAGAGGCTCCCCAAACTCAACCGCAGGCTGTCCCATCCGGGACACTTTTGGAAGTCTGCTGA ACGCTTGCATCACCACTGCCTGCGAGAGCACTGTTCTCAGGGGAAGCGCCTCTGTCCCTTCAGCTACAAGGAGCCGGGTCTTCTCTGA